One genomic region from Pseudoduganella lutea encodes:
- a CDS encoding VOC family protein, whose product MNKQVIFNLPVRDLDKSRAFFSALGFSFNPQYSGENAAFMNIVDGSIHAMLMTESFFKSLIDKPVVSAREANEVIICLSCESREEVDSLIARAVAAGGRTPHPPEDHGFMYDQGFEDIDGHLWNLVWTAPQED is encoded by the coding sequence ATGAACAAGCAAGTCATCTTCAACCTGCCGGTCAGGGACCTGGACAAATCCAGGGCATTCTTTTCCGCACTCGGCTTCAGCTTCAATCCGCAGTATTCCGGTGAAAACGCCGCTTTCATGAACATCGTGGATGGCAGCATCCACGCGATGCTGATGACGGAATCCTTCTTCAAGTCATTGATCGACAAGCCCGTCGTGTCGGCGAGGGAGGCCAACGAGGTCATCATCTGCCTGAGTTGCGAGAGCAGGGAAGAAGTGGACAGCCTGATCGCCAGGGCCGTCGCCGCCGGTGGCCGCACGCCGCATCCGCCCGAGGACCACGGCTTCATGTACGACCAGGGGTTCGAGGATATCGATGGGCATTTGTGGAACCTGGTGTGGACAGCGCCGCAGGAGGATTGA
- a CDS encoding EcsC family protein, giving the protein MNLRDNASDSRDLERAVELLCATPVLIRFSNAVGSSIEAGIKKLPAKVKDGIQAATEKGLTQSIALAERTLGSEKQEAWTASHTLVAAASGAIGGFFGFTGLLVEIPVTTTVIMRSILDIARSEGHRIADRQIQLECLSVFSHGSKQQEDDDDTEIAYYVGRAAMAELISETAKALGKVAADNIAKGVSASSAGKWLAQLIHAIAVRYGIVVTEKAVLQAAPVIGAVTGATINGLFMDFYQDVARGHFIVLRLETIYGEDIVRQEFERIRKVQRSLAT; this is encoded by the coding sequence ATGAACCTGCGTGACAATGCATCAGATTCAAGGGATCTTGAGCGGGCAGTCGAGCTGCTCTGCGCCACACCGGTGCTTATCCGGTTTTCCAATGCGGTCGGCTCATCGATCGAAGCAGGGATCAAGAAGCTGCCTGCGAAGGTCAAAGACGGCATTCAGGCAGCTACCGAGAAAGGCCTGACGCAATCGATCGCATTGGCGGAGCGGACACTGGGCAGTGAAAAGCAGGAAGCCTGGACGGCATCGCATACGCTGGTTGCGGCTGCAAGCGGAGCGATCGGTGGATTCTTCGGCTTCACCGGGTTGCTGGTAGAAATTCCGGTAACCACCACCGTCATAATGCGGTCGATTCTCGACATCGCCCGGAGCGAAGGACACCGGATCGCCGACCGGCAGATCCAGCTTGAATGCCTGAGCGTGTTCAGTCATGGTTCCAAGCAGCAGGAAGACGATGACGATACCGAGATCGCCTATTACGTCGGCAGAGCTGCAATGGCGGAGCTCATTTCGGAAACAGCCAAGGCGCTTGGCAAGGTCGCTGCCGACAATATCGCCAAGGGAGTATCGGCAAGCTCGGCGGGTAAATGGCTCGCCCAGCTGATCCATGCCATTGCTGTGCGGTATGGCATTGTCGTCACCGAGAAGGCTGTATTACAGGCAGCGCCTGTGATCGGGGCCGTCACAGGCGCCACCATCAATGGACTGTTCATGGATTTTTACCAGGACGTGGCACGCGGCCATTTCATCGTGCTACGGCTCGAGACGATCTATGGAGAAGACATCGTTCGGCAGGAGTTCGAACGCATCCGCAAAGTACAGCGTTCACTGGCCACCTGA
- a CDS encoding AAA family ATPase produces MFNFYKLQLALKNTWVRLALIVLAVAAVVFAVIRTEVTQDTSPVVRSQNISEITALVGQRARLDYLLIARPLSDSPRYIYKFKDSAQLHVVKVPSTSHLSLEREVLLRNGLPYAIAKEDYLAQHKAVLLDDGGQMASVTAFLQRHAFDIFLVVLLLFVLKFGIPGMGGASASVISPDKLKGSMDDLIGMEDIKQEVLHLEDMIRNREVYKQHNIDKPFNVMLTGPAGTGKTKLAGYLAKRLGYPLISASGSALESGYIGGGSKSLNALYRKAAARGNCIIFLDEAQALFMPRGRGEKKWEDDTANTLLGLLDGVKSDEGKGVIWVVASNFDDNNSQMDEAMLRRFSVKINFRLPNKQERKELLSSFLKRKEDGLVDWSDMNLDQIAEITQNLSPALLETVVDRASLLSIQDKTVINTSLMFRAFERATIGLTDRATTAEKTRQRERIALHELGHFFMQIDPFLRAGMTLDEVKEKSHLLKISTESVSKLNALGYVLSAGDDMSLRTLEELERDVMQLYGGVAAEELFYGARGISVGSQNDIQKATSMLHTMVNSLSMYSRSKLDYSQFKNEMSGEHTLVQVEAKADELYSETLKSIGDYRDVMESLKDVLMEQYVLTKDDVFKLLHERLDPAPLRLAA; encoded by the coding sequence ATGTTCAATTTCTATAAACTTCAGCTTGCGCTCAAGAACACCTGGGTGCGCCTTGCCCTCATCGTGTTGGCGGTCGCGGCCGTGGTTTTCGCTGTCATCCGCACCGAAGTGACGCAGGACACCAGCCCGGTCGTCCGCTCGCAAAACATCTCGGAAATCACGGCACTCGTTGGCCAGCGCGCCCGGCTCGATTACCTGCTGATCGCCCGCCCGCTGTCGGATTCGCCCCGCTATATCTACAAGTTCAAGGATTCGGCCCAGCTGCACGTGGTGAAGGTGCCGAGCACCTCGCACCTGAGCCTGGAGCGTGAAGTCCTGCTGCGCAACGGCCTGCCGTACGCGATCGCGAAAGAGGACTATCTGGCCCAGCACAAGGCCGTGCTGCTGGACGACGGCGGCCAGATGGCCAGCGTGACCGCCTTCCTGCAACGCCACGCATTCGACATCTTCCTCGTCGTGCTGCTGCTGTTCGTGCTCAAGTTCGGCATTCCCGGCATGGGCGGCGCTTCCGCATCCGTGATCTCGCCGGACAAGCTGAAGGGTTCGATGGACGACCTGATCGGCATGGAAGACATCAAGCAGGAAGTGCTGCACCTGGAAGACATGATCCGCAACCGCGAAGTCTACAAGCAGCACAATATCGACAAGCCGTTCAACGTGATGCTGACGGGCCCTGCCGGCACGGGTAAAACGAAGCTGGCCGGCTACCTGGCCAAGCGCCTGGGCTACCCGCTGATCTCGGCCTCCGGTTCGGCGCTGGAATCGGGCTACATCGGCGGCGGTTCGAAATCGCTGAACGCGCTGTACCGCAAGGCAGCCGCACGCGGCAACTGCATCATCTTCCTCGACGAAGCCCAGGCGCTGTTCATGCCCCGCGGCCGCGGCGAGAAGAAATGGGAAGACGACACCGCGAACACCCTGCTCGGCCTGCTGGACGGCGTGAAGAGCGACGAAGGCAAGGGCGTGATCTGGGTCGTGGCGTCGAACTTCGACGACAACAATTCGCAGATGGATGAAGCGATGCTGCGCCGCTTCTCGGTGAAGATCAACTTCCGCCTGCCGAACAAGCAGGAACGCAAAGAACTGCTGAGCTCGTTCCTGAAGCGCAAGGAAGACGGCCTGGTGGACTGGAGCGACATGAACCTGGACCAGATTGCCGAGATCACCCAGAACCTGTCGCCGGCCCTGCTGGAAACCGTGGTCGACCGCGCTTCGCTGCTGTCGATCCAGGACAAGACGGTGATCAACACCAGCCTGATGTTCCGTGCCTTCGAGCGCGCCACGATCGGCCTGACCGACCGCGCCACCACGGCCGAGAAGACCCGCCAGCGCGAGCGCATCGCCCTGCACGAACTGGGCCACTTCTTCATGCAGATCGACCCGTTCCTGCGTGCCGGCATGACGCTGGACGAAGTGAAGGAAAAGTCGCACCTGCTGAAGATCAGCACGGAATCGGTCTCGAAGCTGAACGCGCTGGGCTACGTGCTCTCCGCCGGTGACGACATGTCGCTGCGCACGCTGGAAGAACTGGAACGCGACGTGATGCAGCTGTACGGTGGCGTGGCGGCGGAAGAACTGTTCTACGGTGCCCGTGGCATCTCGGTGGGCAGCCAGAACGACATCCAGAAAGCGACCTCGATGCTGCACACGATGGTCAACAGCCTGTCGATGTATTCCCGTTCCAAGCTGGACTACAGCCAGTTCAAGAACGAGATGAGCGGCGAGCACACGCTGGTGCAAGTGGAAGCCAAGGCGGACGAACTGTACAGCGAGACGCTGAAGTCGATCGGCGACTATCGCGACGTGATGGAATCGCTGAAGGACGTGCTGATGGAACAGTATGTGCTGACGAAGGACGACGTGTTCAAGCTGCTGCACGAACGCCTCGACCCGGCACCGCTGCGCCTGGCAGCATAA
- a CDS encoding ArnT family glycosyltransferase, with amino-acid sequence MKPVRLPASAVLALPRWGLFALAMLYILPGVIGRDPWKNDDAASFGIMWTMAHGAWQDWLWPNIAGMSMPEEGPLMFWLGALCIKLFGGLFGDVLAARIATIGVFLLGVLSLWYTTFNLGRRPEAQPLRLAFGGQPEPDDFGRTLADAALLIYLGCLGFLQHSHETTSEPLLTALLALTLYRSVRYMEKPCWRNAALIGMALGLMTLARGWVPPAFLLVALFICTRFLAIPAGKALPHLLASLGVAVAVTLPWLVAATIAQPYGQSPQASWNTWNMAQLALPSLRPLQILLRDGVWFFWPAWPFALWAGYAWRRQNNLLHIVVPTTFVLIATIMLLMHPAPEHAQLLMLVPPLAIMAAFGLLTVQRGAINAIDWFSVMVLTLGAALLWLFWYAQLTGWPPKPAHNVLRLVPGYVPEVNWLALVVAGAATLGWFLLVHWRVSRRPSVLWRAVVLSSGGVILIWILWMTLFLPLTNYNKSYATVARQAAAVLPADTDCVTSNAGPAQRASFAYFGKLPFNSVDQPQCRLLLWQDYSRGVRRDPPGDWTLLWEGRRVSDRSERFRLFRRTVP; translated from the coding sequence ATGAAGCCAGTCCGCCTTCCCGCCTCCGCCGTGCTTGCCCTGCCCCGCTGGGGCCTGTTTGCCCTGGCCATGCTGTATATCCTGCCGGGCGTGATCGGCCGCGATCCGTGGAAGAACGACGATGCCGCCAGCTTCGGCATCATGTGGACGATGGCGCATGGCGCCTGGCAGGACTGGCTGTGGCCGAACATCGCCGGCATGTCGATGCCGGAAGAAGGCCCGCTGATGTTCTGGCTGGGCGCGCTGTGCATCAAGCTGTTCGGTGGCCTCTTTGGCGACGTGCTGGCGGCGCGCATCGCCACCATCGGCGTATTCCTGCTGGGCGTGCTGTCCCTGTGGTACACCACGTTCAACCTGGGCCGGCGACCCGAAGCGCAGCCATTGCGGCTGGCGTTCGGCGGCCAGCCCGAGCCGGATGATTTCGGCCGCACGCTGGCCGATGCGGCACTGCTGATCTACCTGGGCTGCCTGGGCTTCCTGCAGCACAGCCATGAAACCACGTCCGAACCGCTGCTGACGGCGCTGCTGGCCCTGACCTTGTACCGCTCGGTGCGCTATATGGAAAAGCCCTGCTGGCGCAATGCCGCGCTGATCGGCATGGCGCTGGGCCTGATGACGCTGGCGCGCGGCTGGGTGCCACCCGCCTTCTTGCTGGTCGCACTGTTCATCTGCACGCGCTTCCTGGCGATCCCGGCCGGCAAGGCGCTGCCCCACCTGCTGGCCTCGCTCGGCGTGGCGGTTGCCGTCACGCTGCCCTGGCTGGTGGCGGCAACGATCGCGCAGCCGTATGGCCAGTCGCCGCAGGCATCGTGGAATACGTGGAACATGGCCCAGCTGGCGTTGCCGAGCCTGCGCCCGCTGCAGATCCTCCTGCGCGACGGCGTGTGGTTCTTCTGGCCCGCCTGGCCGTTCGCGCTGTGGGCGGGCTACGCATGGCGCCGGCAAAACAACCTGCTGCACATCGTGGTGCCGACCACGTTCGTGCTGATCGCCACCATCATGCTGCTGATGCACCCGGCGCCGGAGCATGCCCAGCTGCTGATGCTGGTGCCGCCGCTGGCAATCATGGCCGCGTTCGGCCTGCTGACGGTGCAGCGTGGCGCCATCAATGCGATCGACTGGTTCTCGGTCATGGTGCTGACCCTGGGTGCGGCCTTGCTGTGGCTATTCTGGTATGCCCAGCTGACGGGCTGGCCGCCGAAGCCGGCCCATAACGTGCTGCGGCTGGTGCCCGGCTACGTGCCGGAAGTGAACTGGCTGGCGCTCGTCGTGGCCGGTGCCGCCACGCTGGGCTGGTTCCTGCTCGTGCACTGGCGCGTCTCGCGCCGGCCATCGGTGCTGTGGCGCGCCGTGGTGCTGTCCTCGGGCGGGGTGATCCTGATCTGGATCCTGTGGATGACACTGTTCCTGCCGCTCACCAACTACAACAAGAGCTACGCCACGGTAGCGCGACAGGCCGCGGCCGTGCTGCCGGCCGATACCGATTGTGTGACCAGCAATGCCGGGCCTGCCCAGCGCGCGTCGTTTGCCTACTTCGGCAAGCTGCCCTTCAACAGCGTGGACCAGCCGCAGTGCCGCCTGCTGCTGTGGCAAGACTATTCGCGCGGTGTGCGACGTGATCCGCCCGGCGACTGGACGCTGCTGTGGGAAGGCCGCCGCGTCAGCGACCGCAGCGAACGCTTCCGGCTGTTCCGCCGGACAGTGCCTTGA
- a CDS encoding type B 50S ribosomal protein L31: protein MKNEIHPDYREVVFHDLSCDFKFVTRSTINTRDKITLDGKEYPLVKIEVSSESHPFFTGQHKIVDTAGRVEKFRQKFGKVGSKTAVSQG from the coding sequence ATGAAAAACGAAATTCATCCGGATTACCGCGAAGTTGTCTTCCACGACCTGTCCTGCGACTTCAAGTTCGTGACCCGTTCCACGATCAACACCCGCGACAAGATCACCCTCGACGGTAAAGAATACCCGCTGGTCAAGATCGAAGTCTCGTCGGAATCGCACCCGTTCTTCACGGGCCAGCACAAGATCGTCGACACCGCCGGTCGCGTGGAAAAGTTCCGCCAGAAGTTCGGCAAGGTCGGTTCCAAGACCGCTGTCTCGCAGGGCTAA